The following coding sequences are from one Nerophis ophidion isolate RoL-2023_Sa unplaced genomic scaffold, RoL_Noph_v1.0 HiC_scaffold_40, whole genome shotgun sequence window:
- the LOC133546737 gene encoding gastrula zinc finger protein xFG20-1-like, with product MSPSSAGDSFTLEYPQPSYFKEEEGGECPVGQEEADVSKFPLTVVSVKTEEHEDKPPESSQLHHSPNVCEEHLLPKQQKWGFRVEAQPSHIKKEEEHPLIPHFKAEKDDPLTTHIKEEEEDPLTPHFKKEEEKPLITHFKEEEVDPLSPHIKEEEEEHNISQQGEHLEGLEEVDVTKMPVTGVPVKSEDDEVKGESEERGGGEPPSSSSTQHMTTEADGDHCGGSQADKLLAPLSDSEDTTSHSPDTDDEDSKDDKTCHTDNTHFTSSLCHKTFKYHCRLKSHMRTHTGEKHFSCSECGKGFTRSQHLKVHMRTHTSEKPFSCSECGKSFLRNQSLKAHITHTGEKPFSCSECGKSFVINQSLKLHTRTQTGEKPFSCSIRGKDFTHKHNLKAHIKTHTGEKPFSFSICGKDFTRRDHFKTHMKLDTGEKPFTCSECDKSFVIN from the exons atgtctccctcatctgcaggggacagtttcactttggagtatccacagccctcttattttaaagaggaagaggggggagagtgtcctgtagggcaggaggaggctgatgtcagcaagtttccactgactgttgtctctgtgaagactgaagagcatgaagacaaaccacctgagtcctcacagcttcatcacagtccaa acgtctgtgaagaacatcttctccctAAGCAACAGAAGTGGGGCTTCAGGGTGGAggcacagccctcccacattaaaaaggaagaggaacacccactaatcccccattttaaagcggaaaaggatgacccactgaccactcacatcaaagaggaagaggaggacccattgaccccccattttaaaaaggaagaggagaaaCCACTGataacccattttaaagaggaagaggtggacccactgagccctcacattaaagaggaagaggaggaacacaacatcagtcagcagggagagcatcttgaaggactggaggaggttgatgtcaccaagatgccagtgactggtgtccctgtgaagagtgaagatgatgaggtgaaaggtgaaagtgaggagaggggagggggggagcctccaagcagcagctcaacacaacacatgacaacagaagctgatggagaccactgtggaggatcacaagcagacaagctcttagctccactatcagatagtgaggacacaacgtcacactctcctgacactgatgatgaagactctaaagatgataagacatgtcacactgacaacactcacttcacatcttctctctgtcacaaaacctttaaataccattgtcgtctaaaatcacacatgagaacacacactggagaaaaacatttttcttgctcagaatgtggtaaaggttttacacgaagtcaacatttgaaagtacacatgagaacacacactagtgaaaaacccttttcttgctcagaatgtggcaaaagttttttaagaaatcaaagtttaaaagcacacataacacacactggagaaaaacctttttcctgctcagaatgtggtaaaagttttgtaataaaccAAAGTTTAAAATTACACACGAGAACAcaaactggagaaaaacctttttcatgttcaatccgcggtaaagattttactcataaGCACAATCTCAAAgcacacattaaaacacacaccggagaaaaacctttttcattttcaatctgcggtaaagattttactcgaagggaccatttcaaaacacacatgaagttagacactggagaaaaaccatttacctgctcagaatgtgataaaagttttgtaataaattaa